One genomic region from Salinicola endophyticus encodes:
- the efeO gene encoding iron uptake system protein EfeO: MQPLSRWISVSALALMALNAPAQAAVTADALVGPVAEYKLYVLDNLEQLVAHTREFTQAIDQGDLDKAQALYAPTRVYYERIEPIAELFADLDASIDAREDDYEHGVKDPDFTGFHRLEYGLFHDDSTQGLAPYAKRLMDDVDDLDQRVQGLTFPPSTVVGGAAALMEEVAATKVSGEEDRYSRTDLWDFQGNVDGAQEIFELFKPLAAKENADFVKRVQGNFDDVEAILADYRVDPQDPKKGFVSYDKVSDADRRAMTGPVNVLAEDLSTLRGLLGLN; the protein is encoded by the coding sequence ATGCAACCGCTCTCCCGCTGGATCAGCGTCAGCGCCCTGGCGCTGATGGCGCTCAACGCCCCTGCCCAGGCCGCCGTCACCGCCGATGCGCTGGTCGGTCCGGTCGCCGAGTACAAGCTTTACGTGCTCGACAACCTGGAACAGCTGGTCGCGCATACCCGCGAGTTCACCCAGGCGATCGATCAGGGCGATCTGGACAAGGCCCAGGCGCTGTACGCCCCCACCCGCGTCTACTACGAGCGCATCGAACCGATCGCCGAGCTGTTCGCCGATCTCGATGCCAGCATCGACGCGCGCGAGGACGACTACGAACACGGCGTCAAGGATCCCGACTTCACCGGCTTCCACCGCCTCGAGTACGGTCTCTTCCACGACGACAGCACTCAGGGTCTCGCCCCCTACGCCAAGCGGCTGATGGATGACGTCGACGATCTCGACCAGCGCGTGCAAGGGCTCACCTTCCCGCCCTCGACCGTGGTGGGTGGTGCCGCAGCACTGATGGAGGAGGTCGCGGCGACCAAGGTCTCCGGTGAAGAGGACCGCTACAGCCGCACCGACCTGTGGGATTTCCAGGGCAACGTGGATGGCGCCCAGGAGATCTTCGAGCTGTTCAAGCCGCTGGCGGCCAAGGAGAACGCCGACTTCGTCAAGCGCGTGCAGGGCAACTTCGATGACGTCGAGGCGATCCTGGCCGACTACCGCGTCGATCCCCAGGACCCCAAGAAAGGCTTCGTCTCCTACGACAAGGTCAGCGACGCCGACCGCCGTGCCATGACCGGCCCGGTCAATGTGCTGGCGGAAGATCTGTCGACCTTGCGTGGGCTGCTCGGCCTGAACTAG
- the efeB gene encoding iron uptake transporter deferrochelatase/peroxidase subunit, which yields MSDTSSSRCPFGFSSDSDTRLDRRGFLRGAGATGLGLGLAGLCPGQALATPSSADTAGHTARSAEVTSAPLTQDAELAYPFHGAHQQGVTTPRQASGMLVSFDVLARDREGLDALLRTLTARIAFLTQGGAYPQRDPRFPPPDSGILGPRIAPDGLSVTVALGASLFDARFGLDTARPKHLERMQGFPNDALDAARCHGDLALQICANTLDTAYHALRDIIKHTPGSLLVRWKQEGSVPLLPPSPGDIDGSARNFLGFRDGTANPSAQDQALMNELIWIDSQRGEPEWAVGGSYMAVRIIRNYVERWDRTPLGEQEAIFGREKMSGAPLSGGVEQDVPDYASDPEGKITPLDAHIRLANPRTPATEKNRILRRPFNYSNGVEPNGQLDMGLLFICFQADLAAGFITVQKRLDGEPLEEYIKPVGGGYFFVLPGARDEQDYLGRGLMAATA from the coding sequence ATGAGTGACACGTCTTCTTCCCGCTGCCCGTTTGGATTCTCTAGCGATAGTGACACCCGCCTGGACCGCCGCGGCTTTCTGCGCGGCGCCGGCGCCACCGGGCTCGGCCTGGGGCTCGCCGGACTCTGCCCCGGCCAGGCGCTGGCCACTCCGTCCAGCGCGGACACCGCCGGCCACACCGCGCGCAGCGCAGAAGTCACCAGCGCCCCGCTGACCCAGGACGCCGAACTCGCCTACCCCTTCCATGGCGCGCATCAGCAGGGCGTGACCACGCCACGCCAGGCCAGCGGCATGCTGGTCTCCTTCGACGTGCTGGCGCGCGACCGCGAGGGGCTGGATGCACTGCTGCGCACGCTGACCGCGCGTATCGCCTTTCTGACCCAGGGCGGCGCCTATCCCCAGCGCGATCCGCGCTTCCCGCCGCCGGACTCCGGCATCCTCGGCCCGCGTATCGCACCGGACGGCCTGAGCGTGACAGTGGCACTGGGTGCATCCTTGTTCGACGCGCGCTTCGGCCTCGACACCGCCCGCCCCAAGCACCTCGAGCGCATGCAAGGGTTCCCCAATGATGCCCTCGACGCCGCGCGCTGCCACGGCGACCTGGCGCTGCAGATCTGCGCCAACACTCTGGATACCGCCTATCACGCGCTGCGCGACATCATCAAGCACACCCCGGGTAGCCTGCTGGTGCGCTGGAAGCAGGAGGGCAGCGTGCCACTGCTGCCGCCCTCGCCGGGCGACATCGACGGCAGCGCGCGCAACTTTCTCGGCTTCCGCGACGGGACCGCCAACCCCAGCGCCCAGGACCAGGCGCTGATGAACGAGTTGATCTGGATCGATTCACAGCGCGGCGAACCCGAGTGGGCGGTGGGCGGCAGCTACATGGCGGTGCGCATCATCCGCAACTACGTCGAGCGCTGGGATCGCACCCCGCTGGGCGAACAGGAGGCGATCTTCGGCCGCGAGAAGATGAGCGGTGCGCCGCTATCCGGCGGGGTCGAACAGGACGTGCCGGACTACGCCAGCGACCCCGAAGGCAAGATCACCCCGCTCGATGCGCATATCCGCCTGGCCAACCCGCGTACCCCGGCGACCGAGAAGAACCGTATCCTGCGCCGCCCGTTCAACTACTCCAACGGGGTCGAGCCCAACGGCCAGCTCGACATGGGCCTGCTGTTCATCTGCTTCCAGGCGGACTTGGCAGCGGGCTTCATCACGGTACAGAAGCGCCTGGATGGCGAACCGCTGGAGGAGTACATCAAACCGGTGGGCGGCGGCTACTTCTTCGTGCTGCCCGGCGCCCGGGACGAGCAGGACTACCTGGGGCGGGGGCTGATGGCAGCCACCGCCTGA
- a CDS encoding cupredoxin domain-containing protein: MSTTHTTSSTAHHAPSPRLLRLGLVISFLLMLIALGVFALSLRAVESGSDDGTLITISAKGCQPARVEVPAGERTFTIVNRSDRAIEWEVIDGVMVLAERENIAPGMRQPLRVDLTAGDYAMTCGLLSNPHGELHVTPSGDAGPARALAAHDFVGALAELRVYTTLQMRKLERASATLEQAIAAGDLTAARTAYLQARRIDQRLAMPIGLFGDLDQRLNAPADYYAGREKDPDFGGFPRLALGLFGADTTAGDTTAGLAPVAKQLVADLDTLSQRLAQASVPPAQLANGSARALQTWHDRTADGEMTPLALNDLIGLSEGSAKIVSLVDPLLARQAPSIQNQLDQALAALQQALAEASPPGADGSPSTAESAASDAPQALLAAGALPQATAQRLLADSEALAKALAAVNHALALSG, encoded by the coding sequence ATGAGCACCACCCACACCACGTCGAGCACCGCCCACCACGCGCCCTCACCGCGCCTGCTGCGTCTGGGTCTGGTGATTTCCTTTCTGCTCATGCTGATCGCCCTCGGGGTGTTCGCGCTGTCGCTGCGCGCCGTCGAGAGCGGCAGCGACGACGGCACGCTGATCACGATCAGCGCCAAGGGCTGCCAGCCGGCCCGGGTCGAGGTGCCGGCGGGCGAGCGCACCTTCACCATCGTCAACCGCTCGGATCGCGCCATCGAGTGGGAGGTGATCGACGGCGTCATGGTGCTGGCCGAGCGCGAGAACATCGCCCCCGGGATGCGCCAGCCGCTGCGCGTCGACCTGACCGCGGGCGACTACGCCATGACCTGCGGGCTGTTGAGCAACCCCCACGGCGAGCTGCACGTGACACCGAGCGGCGATGCCGGGCCCGCCCGGGCGCTGGCGGCGCACGACTTCGTCGGCGCGCTGGCCGAGCTGCGCGTCTACACCACACTGCAGATGCGCAAGCTCGAACGTGCCAGCGCGACGCTCGAGCAGGCCATCGCCGCCGGCGACCTGACCGCCGCGCGCACGGCCTATCTCCAGGCCCGGCGCATCGACCAGCGTCTGGCGATGCCGATCGGCCTGTTCGGCGATCTCGACCAGCGCCTCAACGCCCCCGCCGACTATTACGCCGGGCGCGAGAAGGATCCGGATTTCGGCGGCTTTCCGCGGCTGGCGCTGGGTCTGTTCGGCGCCGATACCACAGCCGGGGACACCACAGCCGGGCTGGCGCCGGTGGCCAAGCAACTGGTGGCGGATCTCGATACCCTCTCCCAGCGCCTCGCCCAGGCGTCGGTGCCACCGGCGCAGCTGGCCAATGGCAGTGCCCGCGCGCTACAGACCTGGCATGACCGCACCGCTGACGGTGAGATGACGCCACTGGCGCTCAATGACCTGATCGGCCTCAGCGAAGGCAGCGCCAAGATCGTGTCGCTGGTCGACCCGCTGCTGGCACGTCAGGCACCGTCGATCCAAAACCAGCTCGACCAGGCCCTGGCCGCGCTGCAGCAAGCGCTGGCCGAGGCCTCCCCGCCAGGCGCCGATGGCAGCCCATCCACGGCGGAGTCAGCGGCCTCCGATGCGCCCCAAGCGCTGCTCGCCGCCGGTGCCCTGCCGCAAGCCACCGCGCAGCGTCTGCTCGCGGACAGCGAGGCGCTGGCCAAGGCGCTGGCGGCGGTCAATCACGCGCTCGCCCTGAGCGGATGA
- the efeU gene encoding iron uptake transporter permease EfeU: MLIPFLIMLREGLEAALIVGIIATYLHQTQRQAWMPAVWTGIFLAVALALLVGAGLQFASAEFPQRQQELFEAVVGLLAVGMLTWMVLWMRRAAAGMKRELTSALDQAFRGGSHTWALIGMVFLAVAREGLESIFFLLAVFQQSTSSAAPLGALLGIAVAVIAGLAIYRGSLRLPLGHFFRVTGVFILLVAAGLLAGSVRALHEAGLWNHAQQVVFDLSSVLPLDTPLGSLFAGIFGYQPAPTLSEVVVYLGYLLIALWLLRPRRQTHTLATAESQG, from the coding sequence ATGCTCATCCCCTTTCTCATCATGCTGCGTGAAGGCCTCGAGGCCGCGCTGATCGTCGGCATCATTGCCACCTATCTGCATCAGACCCAGCGCCAGGCCTGGATGCCCGCCGTCTGGACCGGCATCTTCCTGGCGGTGGCACTGGCCCTGCTGGTGGGTGCCGGCCTGCAGTTCGCCAGTGCCGAATTCCCCCAGCGCCAGCAGGAGCTGTTCGAGGCCGTGGTCGGGCTGCTCGCGGTGGGCATGCTGACCTGGATGGTGCTGTGGATGCGTCGCGCCGCCGCCGGCATGAAGCGCGAGCTGACGTCGGCGCTCGATCAGGCCTTTCGCGGCGGCAGCCACACCTGGGCGCTGATCGGCATGGTCTTCCTGGCGGTGGCGCGGGAGGGGCTGGAATCGATCTTCTTCCTGCTGGCGGTGTTTCAGCAGAGTACGAGCAGCGCCGCCCCACTGGGGGCTCTGCTGGGTATCGCCGTGGCGGTGATCGCCGGGCTGGCGATCTACCGCGGCAGCCTGCGCCTGCCGCTGGGCCACTTCTTCCGCGTCACCGGCGTGTTCATCCTGCTGGTCGCCGCCGGGCTGCTCGCCGGTTCGGTGCGCGCACTGCACGAAGCGGGGCTGTGGAACCACGCCCAGCAGGTGGTGTTCGATCTCAGCAGCGTATTGCCGCTGGATACCCCGCTGGGTTCGCTGTTCGCCGGGATCTTCGGTTATCAGCCGGCGCCCACCCTGAGTGAGGTCGTCGTCTATCTGGGCTATCTGCTGATCGCCCTGTGGCTGCTGCGCCCGCGACGCCAGACGCACACCCTGGCCACCGCGGAGAGCCAGGGATGA
- a CDS encoding GlxA family transcriptional regulator: MAISSPVSRERDLGVSEPQTLGFLLLDNFTLISLASAIEPLRMANQLAGRELYRWYIITLDGAPVRASDGMQVTPDASTQAPLNLDWLVVCGGVAPQRAVSPALLNWLQSRGRTLRRVGSVCTGSWALAQAGLLDGYEASIHWECLAAMQEAYPRTAWSTRLFSIDRDRFTASGGTAPLDMMLNLIGRDHGRELSAAISEMFICERVRGEEDQQRVPLKHVLGTTQPKLLEIVALMEANIEEPIELDELASYVDVSRRQLERLFQRHLHCSPSRYYLKLRLTRARQLLKQTPLPIIEIASACGFVSTPHFSKCYREYFGTPPREDRGESVKIRRLEPILRQPTPEEGALMQFSSASVALNHARGEPTYASVTLN; the protein is encoded by the coding sequence ATGGCGATTTCCTCTCCCGTTTCCCGCGAACGGGATCTGGGGGTATCCGAACCCCAGACCCTCGGCTTCCTGTTGCTGGACAACTTCACCCTGATCTCCCTGGCGTCGGCGATCGAACCCCTGCGCATGGCCAATCAGCTGGCCGGCCGCGAGCTCTACCGCTGGTACATCATTACCCTGGACGGCGCCCCTGTGCGTGCCAGCGACGGCATGCAGGTGACCCCCGACGCCAGCACCCAGGCACCCCTGAATCTCGACTGGCTGGTGGTGTGCGGCGGCGTGGCGCCGCAGCGCGCGGTATCGCCGGCGCTGCTGAACTGGCTGCAGAGTCGCGGGCGCACGCTGCGGCGCGTCGGCTCGGTGTGTACCGGCAGCTGGGCGCTGGCCCAGGCCGGCCTGCTGGATGGCTACGAAGCGAGCATTCACTGGGAGTGCCTGGCTGCAATGCAGGAGGCGTACCCGCGCACCGCCTGGAGCACGCGCCTGTTCTCGATCGACCGCGACCGCTTCACCGCCTCCGGCGGCACTGCGCCGCTGGACATGATGCTCAACCTGATCGGGCGCGATCACGGCCGCGAGCTGTCGGCGGCGATCTCGGAGATGTTCATCTGCGAGCGCGTGCGCGGCGAAGAGGATCAGCAGCGGGTACCGCTCAAGCATGTACTCGGCACCACCCAGCCCAAGCTGCTGGAGATCGTGGCGCTGATGGAAGCCAATATCGAGGAGCCGATCGAGCTCGATGAGCTGGCCAGCTATGTCGATGTCTCGCGTCGCCAGCTCGAGCGCCTGTTCCAGCGCCATCTGCACTGCTCGCCGTCGCGCTACTATCTCAAGCTGCGCCTGACGCGGGCACGCCAGCTGCTCAAGCAGACCCCGCTGCCGATCATCGAGATCGCCTCCGCCTGTGGCTTCGTCTCCACGCCGCACTTCTCCAAGTGCTACCGCGAGTACTTCGGTACGCCGCCGCGGGAGGATCGTGGCGAGTCGGTGAAGATCCGGCGTCTGGAGCCGATTCTGCGCCAGCCCACGCCGGAAGAGGGTGCGTTGATGCAGTTCAGCAGCGCCAGCGTCGCGCTCAACCACGCGCGCGGTGAGCCCACCTACGCCAGCGTCACGCTGAACTAG
- a CDS encoding AzlD domain-containing protein, giving the protein MSIELWLALLAGALGTYLIRLLPLLWMQRRLRHSRERAGTESTPAWLGVLGPMMIAAVLGVSLVPRTLDSSGWYATGLGLLATLLVWRRTRSLGLPVVVGVASFAAVVLLLR; this is encoded by the coding sequence ATGAGCATCGAACTCTGGCTCGCCCTGCTCGCCGGCGCCCTCGGCACCTACCTCATTCGGCTGCTGCCACTACTCTGGATGCAGCGCCGCCTGCGCCACTCCCGCGAGCGCGCGGGGACGGAATCAACGCCGGCGTGGCTGGGTGTGCTCGGGCCGATGATGATCGCCGCGGTGCTCGGGGTATCGCTGGTGCCCAGGACACTGGACAGCAGCGGCTGGTACGCCACCGGGTTAGGCCTGCTGGCGACCCTGCTGGTATGGCGGCGCACCCGTTCGCTGGGGCTGCCGGTGGTTGTCGGGGTAGCGAGCTTTGCCGCAGTGGTCCTGCTGCTGCGTTGA
- a CDS encoding AzlC family ABC transporter permease — protein MSDHDSATSAASAWVGGVRDSLPLLSGYIPVAVSFGLVATQAGFSSLETLAISGLIYAGASQFVFVGMVAGGAPLWLAVAMTLLINLRHVVYAPNLAPWLPPSRWWPWLMHGLTDQVFALALARLPQLAERQRVGWFCGAALLAWLSWIAGSLLGALAGEWLMTQWPLLGEVMPFALPALFLVLVAPRFTSPRWALALCVCIVAALAFTLGGLANVGIPLAAALGGLCFFTLRAPRLPGGQR, from the coding sequence ATGTCTGATCACGACAGCGCCACCTCCGCCGCATCGGCCTGGGTGGGGGGCGTGCGCGACTCGCTGCCGCTGCTGAGTGGCTATATCCCGGTCGCCGTCTCGTTCGGGCTGGTCGCCACCCAGGCCGGCTTCAGCAGCCTGGAGACGCTGGCGATCTCGGGGTTGATCTACGCCGGCGCCTCGCAGTTCGTGTTCGTGGGCATGGTGGCCGGCGGCGCACCACTGTGGCTGGCGGTCGCCATGACCCTGCTGATCAATCTGCGCCACGTCGTCTATGCGCCCAACCTCGCCCCCTGGCTACCGCCGAGCCGGTGGTGGCCGTGGCTGATGCATGGCTTGACCGACCAGGTCTTCGCCCTGGCCCTCGCCCGCCTGCCCCAGCTCGCCGAACGCCAGCGGGTCGGCTGGTTCTGCGGCGCGGCGCTGCTCGCCTGGCTGAGCTGGATCGCCGGCTCGCTGCTCGGCGCCCTCGCCGGGGAGTGGCTGATGACACAGTGGCCGCTGCTCGGCGAGGTGATGCCCTTCGCCTTGCCGGCGCTATTCCTGGTACTGGTGGCACCGCGCTTCACTTCGCCGCGCTGGGCACTGGCACTGTGCGTGTGCATCGTCGCGGCGCTGGCCTTCACCCTGGGCGGCCTGGCCAACGTCGGCATCCCCCTGGCGGCGGCCCTCGGCGGCCTCTGCTTCTTCACGCTGCGGGCCCCGCGCCTGCCGGGAGGCCAGCGATGA
- a CDS encoding XRE family transcriptional regulator produces the protein MDSISRHTLGQHLQTLRQARGLSLSQLAAEAKVAKSNLSRLEQGDGNPTLDTLWRLARQLGVPFGTLVAPLAAAVDDAGASVQLIMQSRSDVPVDAYLMRLAPHHRREAEAHTAGTRETVQLIEGSLTVGPPADSRQLDVGECYTFASDVPHAYLSGDSGAALLVTIVYLPEPAAHV, from the coding sequence ATGGATTCGATCTCACGCCACACCCTCGGCCAGCATCTGCAGACACTGCGCCAGGCCCGCGGGCTGTCGCTGTCGCAGCTGGCCGCCGAGGCCAAGGTCGCCAAGTCGAACCTGTCGCGGCTGGAACAGGGCGACGGCAACCCCACTCTCGATACCCTGTGGCGGCTGGCGCGCCAGCTCGGCGTCCCCTTCGGTACCCTGGTCGCCCCGCTCGCCGCCGCGGTCGATGACGCCGGGGCCAGCGTGCAGCTGATCATGCAGAGCCGCAGCGACGTCCCGGTGGACGCCTATCTGATGCGCCTGGCCCCGCATCACCGGCGCGAGGCCGAGGCGCACACCGCCGGCACCCGTGAGACGGTGCAGCTGATCGAGGGTAGCCTGACGGTGGGGCCGCCGGCGGATAGCCGCCAGCTCGATGTCGGCGAGTGCTACACCTTCGCAAGCGACGTGCCACACGCTTATCTCAGCGGCGACAGCGGTGCCGCGCTGCTGGTCACCATCGTCTATCTGCCGGAGCCCGCCGCCCATGTCTGA
- a CDS encoding dipeptidase yields the protein MSTSSVHDDAIIIDGLIIAKWDRALFEDMRKGGLTAANCTVSVWEDFEATVDNIVAVNQLMRDNAELVRPVHTTRDITRAKEEGKTGIILGFQNAYAFEDKLGYIEIFKKLGVGITQLCYNTQNLVGTGCYERDGGLSGYGREVIAEMNRVGMMCDLSHVGSKTSEEIILESSKPVCYSHCLPSGLKEHPRNKSDAELKFIADHGGFVGVTMFTPFLKAGVNATVEDYVEAIVYIMNIVGEDAIGIGTDFTQGQDEAFFEWLTHDKGYARRLTRFGEIINPKGIRTIGEFPNLTQALLDHGLSEPVVRKIMGENWVRTLKDVWGE from the coding sequence ATGTCGACGTCATCCGTGCACGACGATGCCATCATCATCGACGGCCTGATCATTGCCAAATGGGACCGCGCCCTGTTCGAGGACATGCGCAAGGGCGGCCTGACCGCGGCCAACTGCACGGTGTCGGTGTGGGAGGATTTCGAAGCCACCGTCGACAACATCGTCGCCGTCAACCAGCTGATGCGCGACAACGCCGAGCTGGTGCGCCCGGTGCACACCACCCGCGACATCACCCGGGCCAAGGAAGAGGGCAAGACCGGCATCATCCTCGGGTTCCAGAACGCCTACGCCTTCGAAGACAAGCTGGGCTACATCGAGATCTTCAAGAAGCTCGGCGTGGGCATCACCCAGCTCTGCTACAACACCCAGAACCTGGTCGGTACCGGCTGCTACGAGCGCGACGGCGGGCTCTCCGGCTACGGCCGTGAAGTGATCGCCGAGATGAACCGGGTCGGCATGATGTGCGATCTTTCCCACGTCGGCTCGAAGACCTCCGAGGAGATCATTCTCGAATCGAGCAAGCCGGTCTGCTACTCCCACTGCCTGCCCAGCGGGCTCAAGGAGCACCCGCGCAACAAGTCCGACGCGGAGCTCAAGTTCATCGCCGACCACGGTGGCTTCGTCGGCGTGACCATGTTCACGCCCTTCCTCAAGGCGGGTGTCAACGCCACCGTCGAGGATTACGTCGAGGCGATCGTCTACATCATGAACATCGTCGGTGAGGATGCCATCGGTATCGGTACCGACTTCACCCAGGGCCAGGACGAAGCCTTCTTCGAGTGGCTGACCCACGACAAGGGCTACGCCCGCCGCCTGACCCGCTTCGGCGAGATCATCAATCCCAAGGGCATCCGCACCATCGGTGAGTTCCCCAACCTGACCCAGGCGCTGCTGGACCACGGCCTGTCCGAGCCGGTGGTGCGCAAGATCATGGGGGAGAACTGGGTGCGGACGTTGAAAGATGTCTGGGGCGAGTAA
- a CDS encoding DUF5943 domain-containing protein: MTQMAPELPINVDSDTGIWTTDALPMLYVPRHFFINNHVAIEEALGAEAYAKILYDAGYKSAWHWCEKEAELHGLEGVAVFEHYMKRLSQRGWGLFITEAIDLDAGTAKVRLEHSCFVYQLGKTGKKEEYMFTGWFAGAMDQILKARGSSLRTRAEQTQSGAEAGCEVGYFEVTPR, encoded by the coding sequence ATGACCCAGATGGCTCCCGAACTGCCGATCAATGTCGATAGCGACACCGGTATCTGGACCACCGATGCGCTGCCGATGCTCTACGTGCCGCGTCACTTCTTCATCAACAACCACGTCGCCATCGAAGAGGCGCTGGGGGCCGAGGCCTACGCCAAGATTCTCTACGACGCCGGCTACAAGTCCGCCTGGCACTGGTGCGAGAAGGAAGCCGAGCTGCACGGTCTCGAGGGTGTGGCGGTCTTCGAACACTACATGAAGCGCCTGTCGCAGCGCGGCTGGGGGCTGTTCATCACCGAGGCGATCGATCTCGACGCCGGCACCGCCAAGGTGCGCCTGGAGCACTCCTGTTTCGTCTATCAGCTGGGCAAGACCGGCAAGAAGGAAGAGTACATGTTCACCGGCTGGTTCGCCGGCGCCATGGACCAGATTCTTAAGGCCCGCGGCAGCAGCCTGCGCACCCGTGCCGAGCAGACCCAGAGCGGGGCCGAGGCGGGCTGCGAGGTTGGTTACTTCGAAGTGACGCCACGCTGA
- the dgcA gene encoding dimethylglycine demethylation protein DgcA produces MAHEALFKPIQIGKLTIRNRVVSTAHAEVHATDGGMTTDRYVKYYEEKSKGGCGLCICGGSSPVSIDSPQQWWSSVNVSTDRIIPYFQNLADAVHKHGGKIMIQITHMGRRSRWDGHNWSTLVSPSGIREPVHRATCKTIEEEEIWRIISDFAQGARRVKEGGLDGCELSAVHQHLIDQFWSPRVNKRTDQWGGSFENRMRFGMEVLKAVRAEVGDDFCVGMRICGDEFHPDGLSHDDMKQIAAYYDATGMVDFFGVIGSGCDTHDTLANVIPNMSYPPEPFLHLAAGIKEVVSVPVIHAQNIKDPTQAERILEGGYVDLVGMTRAHIADPHIIAKIKDGQTDQIRQCVGANYCIDRQYQGLDVLCIQNAATSREYMGLPHIIEKTSGPKRKVVVVGGGPAGMEAARVSAERGHDVTLIEAQSQLGGQITLAARAPQRDQIAGITRWYEMELSRLGVDVQLDTRADDSMVRDLQPDVVVLANGGHPFLEQVPEWGYSENPEESLAVSSWDILSGKVEPGKNVLVYDTMCEFSGMSTADYLASKGATVEIVTDDTKPGVAIGGTTFPTYYRSLYQQSVVMTGDLGLHKVYREGDKLVALFENEYTGEHEERVVDQVVIENGVRPDESLYYALKSRSRNHGQIDIEALYAIAPQPTLAESGEFALFRIGDCVAQRNTHAAIYDALRLCMHF; encoded by the coding sequence ATGGCCCATGAAGCGCTATTCAAGCCGATTCAAATCGGCAAGCTGACGATCCGCAACCGTGTGGTCAGTACCGCCCACGCCGAGGTGCATGCCACCGACGGCGGCATGACCACCGATCGCTACGTCAAGTATTACGAAGAGAAGTCGAAAGGTGGCTGTGGGCTCTGTATCTGCGGCGGTTCCTCGCCGGTCTCCATCGACAGCCCGCAGCAGTGGTGGAGCTCGGTCAACGTCTCCACCGATCGCATCATTCCGTATTTCCAGAATCTCGCCGATGCCGTGCACAAGCATGGCGGCAAGATCATGATCCAGATCACCCACATGGGGCGGCGTTCGCGCTGGGACGGCCACAACTGGTCGACCCTGGTCTCGCCCTCCGGGATCCGGGAGCCGGTTCACCGCGCCACCTGCAAGACCATCGAAGAAGAAGAGATCTGGCGCATCATCAGTGATTTCGCCCAGGGTGCACGGCGGGTCAAGGAGGGCGGGCTCGACGGCTGCGAACTCTCCGCGGTCCACCAGCACCTGATCGACCAGTTCTGGAGCCCGCGCGTCAACAAGCGTACCGACCAGTGGGGCGGCAGCTTCGAGAACCGCATGCGCTTCGGCATGGAAGTGCTCAAGGCGGTGCGTGCAGAAGTCGGCGACGACTTCTGCGTCGGCATGCGCATCTGCGGCGACGAGTTCCATCCCGATGGCCTGTCGCACGACGACATGAAGCAGATCGCCGCCTACTACGATGCCACCGGCATGGTCGACTTCTTCGGCGTGATCGGCTCCGGCTGTGATACCCACGACACCCTGGCCAACGTCATCCCCAATATGTCCTACCCGCCGGAGCCGTTTCTGCACTTGGCGGCGGGCATCAAGGAGGTGGTCTCGGTCCCGGTCATCCACGCCCAGAACATCAAGGATCCGACCCAGGCCGAGCGTATCCTCGAAGGCGGCTACGTCGACCTGGTGGGGATGACCCGGGCGCACATCGCCGACCCGCACATCATCGCCAAGATCAAGGATGGCCAGACCGACCAGATTCGTCAGTGTGTGGGTGCCAACTACTGCATCGACCGCCAGTACCAGGGCCTCGACGTGCTCTGCATCCAGAACGCGGCGACCTCGCGCGAGTACATGGGCCTGCCGCACATCATCGAGAAGACCAGCGGACCCAAGCGCAAGGTGGTGGTGGTCGGCGGCGGCCCCGCCGGCATGGAGGCGGCCCGCGTCAGCGCCGAGCGTGGTCACGACGTGACCCTGATCGAAGCCCAGTCCCAGCTCGGCGGCCAGATCACCCTGGCTGCGCGGGCACCGCAGCGCGATCAGATCGCCGGTATCACCCGCTGGTACGAGATGGAGCTTTCGCGCCTCGGCGTCGATGTCCAGCTCGACACCCGCGCCGACGACTCGATGGTGCGCGACCTGCAGCCCGACGTGGTGGTGCTGGCCAACGGCGGCCATCCGTTCCTCGAACAGGTGCCGGAGTGGGGCTACTCGGAAAATCCTGAGGAGAGCCTGGCTGTCAGCAGCTGGGACATCCTCAGCGGCAAGGTCGAGCCGGGCAAGAACGTGCTGGTCTACGACACCATGTGCGAGTTCAGCGGCATGTCCACCGCCGACTATCTCGCCAGCAAGGGCGCCACGGTGGAGATCGTCACCGACGACACCAAGCCCGGTGTGGCGATTGGTGGCACCACCTTCCCGACCTACTACCGCAGCCTCTATCAGCAGTCGGTGGTGATGACCGGCGACCTGGGGCTGCACAAGGTCTACCGCGAAGGTGACAAGCTGGTTGCGCTGTTCGAGAACGAGTACACCGGCGAGCACGAGGAGCGGGTGGTCGATCAGGTGGTGATCGAGAACGGCGTGCGTCCGGACGAGTCGCTCTACTACGCACTCAAGTCGCGTTCGCGCAACCACGGCCAGATCGATATCGAGGCGCTGTATGCGATCGCGCCCCAGCCGACCCTGGCCGAGAGCGGCGAGTTCGCGCTGTTCCGGATCGGTGACTGTGTGGCGCAGCGCAATACGCATGCGGCGATCTACGACGCCCTGCGGCTGTGCATGCACTTTTAG